A stretch of Anolis sagrei isolate rAnoSag1 chromosome X, rAnoSag1.mat, whole genome shotgun sequence DNA encodes these proteins:
- the LOC132780123 gene encoding zinc finger protein 574-like, producing the protein MAEDLSQSLFLQHQYMCSECGLLYDTLEAVLIHHQSHLPETPTPPPAEEGAVAPTQESSGFQCLECGCALGSPDELLAHQEVHPREVPSRPPPTPGQIRYQCNECQELFPSTALWLAHRRAHRQKEPAATACPSPPLPRPPSLPPAPPVHPYECSECAGLFLTPEELLEHQGEHFTEIEKESAEPPEGTVAAAAVQEAASPRTSPLRGPEEDAPLPASPSTKALSCGECKQAFASAEALEQHRLEHHARSQPEEFLCGECQRGFTTAKRLLAHQRAHMDGTYECPNCNKIFKKAASLEQHMRVHKGEALYLCVDCGLGFSTEMTLVTHRKNHTANPLHRCHCGKAFSNMTKFLYHRRTHAGKSGVPPARGNVKPGLGRQTLEPVPSDGETVVNGGSNSGGGSSSSPKPPSSTSSPKKGPGAEGSGAGFLCPQCGKGFSTYLRMVRHKRVVHVLERKHKCPMCSKKFKKLVHVRNHLRTHTGERPFQCSECGKTFVSQANLARHHITHTGERPYQCQVCGKRFTQSSNLRQHRLLHLVPARQGPHTCQDCGATFARPYQLALHQASLPFPCPECEKTFPRRCLLELHRLSHAGREPHRCPDCNALFAEAAKLQEHRCARRRELGPSRTYPCLSCGKYLGSPAKLAAHQLAHSGQRPFPCPLCGKTFTTPSGLSRHQQRHAGLRPHKCAVCGKGFMAASGLQLHQRIHTGERPFPCPECGKAFRQATHLQEHRRLHTGERPFRCRDCGKTFVQSMHLAEHRRIHTGERPHPCPLCSRTFKTLSHLRSHRKTHAEAEPQQEALVLAAPDPSVGATNGGAAVQPVQTIMCTEFGETIAIIESAEPLPLVETIEIYQATLEGNLQVHAFV; encoded by the coding sequence ATGGCGGAGGACCTGTCCCAGTCGCTCTTCCTGCAGCACCAGTACATGTGCTCCGAGTGCGGGCTGCTCTACGACACGCTGGAAGCAGTGCTGATCCACCACCAGAGCCACCTCCCGGAGACCCCTACTCCTCCTCCTGCGGAAGAAGGAGCCGTGGCCCCGACCCAGGAGAGCAGCGGCTTCCAGTGCCTGGAGTGCGGCTGCGCCCTGGGCTCCCCGGACGAGCTCCTGGCCCACCAGGAAGTGCACCCCAGGGAGGTCCCCTCCCGGCCCCCGCCCACCCCGGGGCAGATCCGCTACCAGTGCAACGAGTGCCAGGAGCTCTTCCCCTCCACCGCACTCTGGCTGGCCCACCGCCGGGCGCACCGCCAGAAAGAGCCGGCCGCAACGGCCTGCCCCTCGCCTCCCCTTCCCCGCCCGCCCTCCCTTCCGCCTGCCCCGCCGGTGCACCCCTATGAATGCTCCGAGTGCGCCGGCCTCTTCCTGACTCCCGAGGAGCTGCTTGAGCATCAGGGAGAGCATTTCACGGAGATCGAGAAGGAGAGCGCAGAGCCCCCTGAAGGCACGGTGGCGGCAGCGGCGGTTCAAGAAGCGGCCAGCCCCCGGACATCTCCATTGCGGGGTCCTGAAGAAGACGCCCCCCTGCCCGCATCGCCCTCCACGAAGGCGCTCAGCTGTGGTGAATGCAAGCAGGCCTTTGCCTCAGCGGAAGCCCTGGAGCAGCACCGGCTGGAGCATCATGCGCGGAGCCAGCCGGAGGAGTTCCTCTGTGGGGAGTGCCAGCGCGGCTTCACCACGGCCAAGCGGCTGCTGGCGCACCAGCGGGCGCACATGGACGGCACCTACGAGTGCCCCAACTGCAACAAGATCTTCAAGAAGGCGGCCTCCCTGGAGCAGCACATGCGGGTGCACAAGGGGGAGGCGCTCTACCTCTGCGTGGACTGCGGCCTGGGCTTCTCCACCGAGATGACGCTCGTCACGCACCGCAAGAACCACACCGCCAACCCCCTGCACCGCTGCCACTGTGGCAAGGCCTTCAGCAACATGACCAAGTTCCTGTACCACCGGCGCACACACGCGGGCAAGAGCGGGGTGCCCCCCGCCCGAGGGAACGTGAAGCCGGGGCTCGGCAGGCAGACCCTGGAGCCAGTCCCGAGCGATGGGGAGACGGTGGTCAACGGTGGCAGCAACAGTGGTGGAGGGTCCTCTTcctcccccaagcccccctcctccacttcctccccaAAGAAGGGGCCGGGAGCAGAGGGCAGCGGGGCGGGCTTCCTGTGCCCGCAGTGTGGCAAGGGCTTCTCCACCTACCTCCGGATGGTGCGCCACAAGCGGGTGGTGCACGTCCTGGAGCGCAAGCACAAGTGCCCCATGTGCAGCAAGAAGTTCAAGAAGCTGGTGCACGTGCGGAACCACCTGCGCACCCACACCGGGGAGCGGCCCTTCCAGTGCTCCGAGTGCGGAAAGACCTTCGTCTCGCAGGCCAACCTGGCGCGGCACCACATCACCCACACCGGGGAGCGCCCCTACCAGTGCCAGGTGTGCGGCAAGCGCTTCACCCAGTCCTCCAACCTGCGCCAGCACCGCCTCCTGCACCTCGTGCCCGCCCGCCAGGGCCCCCACACCTGCCAGGACTGCGGGGCCACCTTCGCCCGCCCTTACCAGCTGGCCCTGCACCAGGCGAGCCTGCCCTTCCCCTGCCCCGAGTGCGAGAAGACTTTCCCCCGGCGCTGCCTCTTGGAGCTGCACCGGCTCAGCCACGCTGGGCGCGAGCCCCACCGCTGCCCGGACTGCAACGCCCTCTTCGCGGAGGCCGCCAAGCTGCAGGAGCACCGCTGTGCCCGCCGCCGGGAGCTGGGCCCCTCCCGGACGTACCCCTGCCTCTCCTGCGGCAAGTACCTGGGCTCCCCGGCCAAGCTGGCTGCCCACCAGCTGGCGCACTCGGGCCAGCGCCCATTCCCGTGCCCGCTCTGCGGCAAGACCTTCACCACCCCGAGCGGGCTGAGCCGGCACCAGCAGCGCCACGCCGGCCTGCGTCCCCACAAGTGCGCTGTCTGCGGGAAGGGCTTCATGGCGGCCTCGGGGCTGCAGCTGCACCAGCGCATCCACACGGGCGAGCGCCCCTTCCCCTGCCCCGAGTGCGGGAAGGCCTTCCGGCAGGCCACCCACCTGCAGGAGCACCGGCGGCTGCACACGGGCGAGCGCCCCTTCCGCTGCCGGGACTGCGGCAAGACCTTTGTGCAGTCCATGCACCTGGCCGAGCACCGGCGCATCCACACGGGCGAGCGGCCCCACCCCTGCCCCCTCTGCTCCCGGACTTTCAAGACCCTCTCCCACCTGCGCAGCCACCGCAAAACCCACGCGGAAGCGGAGCCTCAACAGGAGGCGCTGGTGCTGGCCGCGCCGGACCCTTCGGTGGGAGCCACAAACGGAGGGGCGGCTGTCCAGCCTGTCCAGACCATCATGTGCACCGAGTTCGGAGAGACCATCGCCATCATCGAAAGCGCTGAGCCGCTGCCCTTGGTGGAGACCATCGAGATCTACCAAGCCACGCTGGAAGGGAACCTCCAGGTCCACGCCTTCGTCTAG